In Phenylobacterium zucineum HLK1, one DNA window encodes the following:
- the gatC gene encoding Asp-tRNA(Asn)/Glu-tRNA(Gln) amidotransferase subunit GatC, with amino-acid sequence MAIDAATVRKVARLARIAEPEEKLEPLAKELSGILNWIEQLNEVDTDGVEPMTTSVETTLPMRDDVVTEGGDPAKVLANAPKAAKNFFVVPKVVE; translated from the coding sequence ATGGCCATCGACGCCGCGACCGTGCGCAAGGTCGCGAGGCTGGCGCGGATCGCCGAGCCTGAAGAGAAACTGGAGCCGCTGGCGAAGGAGCTGTCGGGGATCCTCAACTGGATCGAGCAGCTCAACGAGGTGGACACCGACGGCGTGGAGCCGATGACCACGTCGGTGGAGACGACCCTGCCGATGCGGGACGACGTCGTCACCGAGGGCGGCGATCCCGCCAAGGTGCTGGCCAACGCGCCGAAGGCCGCCAAGAACTTCTTCGTCGTGCCGAAGGTGGTCGAGTAA
- a CDS encoding aspartate carbamoyltransferase catalytic subunit, whose amino-acid sequence MSGAPTGLNEVLQRTFSFPKRHFLSATDLNEVEVANLLDLADGFVSLNRQTSKKLDLLKGRTLMNLFFENSTRTQSSFELAGKRLGADVVNMSPRSSSISKGETLIDTAVTLNAMQPDLLVIRHSSSGAASLLSQKVGCSVINAGDGQHEHPTQALLDALSMRRAFGRIAGLKVAICGDVLHSRVARSNIALLQMLGAHVRLVGPPTLIPAAADRWNVEVFHDMRKGIAGCDVVMMLRLQLERMDGVMAPSQREYFRFFGLDREKLAHAAPGVRVMHPGPMNRGVEIDSDVADDLAVSLIQDQVEMGVAARMAVLTSLAARLDNER is encoded by the coding sequence ATGAGCGGCGCGCCCACCGGTCTGAACGAGGTCCTGCAGCGGACCTTTTCCTTCCCGAAGCGCCATTTCCTGTCCGCGACAGACCTCAACGAGGTTGAGGTGGCCAACCTCCTCGACCTCGCCGACGGCTTCGTCAGCCTGAACCGCCAGACCTCGAAGAAGCTCGACCTGCTCAAGGGTCGCACGCTGATGAACCTGTTCTTCGAGAACTCGACCCGCACCCAGAGTTCGTTCGAGTTGGCCGGCAAGCGGCTCGGCGCCGACGTGGTCAACATGAGCCCGCGCTCGTCGTCGATCTCCAAGGGCGAGACCCTGATCGACACGGCGGTGACGCTGAACGCCATGCAGCCGGACCTGCTGGTGATCCGGCATTCGTCCTCGGGCGCGGCGTCCCTGCTCTCGCAGAAGGTCGGCTGTTCGGTGATCAACGCCGGCGACGGCCAGCACGAGCATCCCACGCAGGCTCTGCTCGACGCCCTGTCCATGCGCCGCGCTTTCGGCCGCATCGCCGGCCTGAAGGTCGCCATCTGCGGCGACGTCCTGCACAGCCGCGTCGCCCGCTCGAACATCGCCCTGCTGCAGATGCTGGGCGCCCACGTGCGGCTGGTCGGGCCGCCGACCCTGATCCCGGCCGCCGCCGACCGCTGGAACGTCGAGGTCTTCCACGACATGCGCAAGGGCATCGCCGGCTGCGACGTCGTGATGATGCTGCGCCTGCAGCTCGAGCGCATGGACGGCGTCATGGCGCCGTCGCAGCGGGAATATTTCCGCTTCTTCGGCCTCGACCGCGAGAAGCTGGCCCACGCCGCGCCGGGCGTGCGCGTCATGCACCCGGGTCCGATGAACCGCGGGGTGGAGATCGATTCCGACGTCGCCGACGACCTGGCGGTCAGCCTGATCCAGGACCAGGTCGAGATGGGCGTCGCCGCGCGCATGGCGGTCCTCACCTCGCTGGCGGCGCGGCTGGACAACGAACGATGA
- a CDS encoding LysE family translocator, producing the protein MSDALPFTLAAVALLGSPGPAIAALLAVGRAQGFRASLPFFIALQLGLALAAGLSTAGLVSVFTAIPAVERALMLIALAYLVWLAWKIGSAPLGGVEVSTASSLGQGFLLGIANPKAYLAFASLIASFAILPRGSVGDGAAKWAILVAVMIVVDLAWLAAGAALGGLKLSSRAERAMNLAMAAGILAAAALAFL; encoded by the coding sequence ATGTCGGATGCGCTGCCATTCACCTTGGCGGCTGTCGCCCTGCTGGGGTCTCCCGGCCCGGCGATCGCCGCGCTCCTCGCCGTCGGCCGTGCGCAGGGCTTCCGCGCCAGCCTGCCGTTCTTCATCGCCCTGCAGCTGGGGCTCGCCCTGGCTGCGGGTCTGAGCACCGCCGGCCTCGTCTCGGTGTTCACGGCGATCCCGGCCGTCGAACGGGCGCTGATGCTCATCGCCCTGGCCTATCTCGTCTGGCTCGCCTGGAAGATCGGATCGGCGCCGTTGGGCGGCGTCGAGGTCTCCACGGCCAGTTCGCTGGGCCAAGGGTTCCTGCTGGGGATCGCCAATCCCAAGGCCTACCTGGCGTTCGCCTCGCTGATCGCCTCCTTCGCCATCCTGCCGCGCGGCAGCGTGGGCGACGGCGCGGCCAAGTGGGCGATCCTGGTGGCCGTGATGATCGTGGTGGACCTGGCGTGGCTCGCGGCCGGAGCGGCCCTGGGCGGCCTGAAGCTCTCGAGCCGCGCCGAGCGGGCGATGAACCTCGCCATGGCTGCCGGGATCCTGGCGGCGGCGGCGCTCGCCTTCCTCTGA
- the pyrC gene encoding dihydroorotase: MSARPLAFANVRLLDPASGFDGPGAVIVTEGVIADVVPGGDLGALSKDIEVIDGGGKLLIPGLIDIRVKTGEPGFETKETLKSAGRAAAAGGVTTIVVQPDTSPVVDEPSVVDFILRRARDIELVNVYPAGAATKGAMGERMAEIGLMHEAGCLYVTDADRPIVNSKVFQRVLSYAKAFDTPVAHRPADPWLSAGAAATSGEFAARMGLPNVPAIAEKIMLERDLALAEVTGAKLIVDQLTTAAALESFERAVKRGVNATATTSINHLSFNELDIGDYRTFCKLDPPLRSEDDRQAVIEAVASGLIKVIVSAHAPAPAEDKRLPYDEAAPGAVGLETLLPALLAFHHEGRIPLIDLVRTVTSAPAELLGLPGGRIAKGAPADLVLVDPDAPVVIDADKLTSKSKNSPFDGRRLQGKVLRTVVDGRTVYSVL, encoded by the coding sequence ATGAGCGCCCGCCCCCTCGCCTTCGCCAACGTGCGCCTGCTGGACCCGGCGTCGGGGTTCGACGGTCCGGGCGCGGTGATCGTCACCGAGGGCGTGATCGCCGACGTGGTGCCGGGCGGCGACCTGGGCGCGCTTTCGAAGGACATCGAGGTGATCGACGGGGGCGGCAAGCTGCTGATCCCGGGCCTGATCGACATACGGGTGAAGACCGGCGAGCCGGGCTTCGAGACCAAGGAGACCCTGAAGTCGGCGGGCCGCGCGGCGGCGGCGGGCGGCGTCACCACCATTGTCGTCCAGCCCGACACCTCGCCGGTGGTGGACGAGCCCTCGGTTGTGGACTTCATCCTGCGCCGGGCCCGCGACATCGAGCTGGTCAACGTCTATCCCGCCGGCGCCGCCACCAAGGGCGCGATGGGCGAGCGGATGGCCGAAATCGGCCTGATGCACGAGGCCGGCTGCCTCTATGTGACCGACGCCGACCGGCCGATCGTAAATTCCAAGGTCTTTCAGCGGGTGCTGAGCTACGCCAAGGCGTTCGACACGCCGGTGGCCCACCGCCCGGCCGACCCCTGGCTGTCGGCAGGGGCCGCCGCCACCTCGGGCGAGTTCGCCGCGAGGATGGGCCTGCCGAACGTGCCGGCCATCGCCGAGAAGATCATGCTGGAGCGCGACCTGGCCCTCGCCGAGGTGACGGGCGCCAAGCTGATCGTCGACCAGCTCACCACCGCCGCCGCGCTGGAGAGTTTCGAGCGGGCGGTGAAGCGCGGCGTCAACGCCACCGCCACCACCTCGATCAACCATCTGTCCTTCAACGAGCTGGACATCGGCGACTACCGCACCTTCTGCAAGCTGGACCCGCCGCTGCGCAGCGAGGACGACCGCCAGGCGGTGATCGAGGCCGTCGCCTCCGGCCTCATCAAGGTGATCGTCTCGGCCCACGCCCCGGCGCCCGCCGAGGACAAGCGCCTGCCCTACGACGAGGCCGCCCCCGGCGCGGTGGGGCTCGAGACCCTGCTGCCCGCCCTGCTCGCCTTCCACCACGAGGGCCGCATCCCGCTGATCGACCTGGTCCGCACCGTCACCAGCGCCCCGGCCGAGCTTTTGGGCCTGCCCGGCGGCCGCATCGCCAAGGGCGCCCCGGCCGACCTCGTGCTGGTCGATCCCGACGCCCCCGTGGTGATCGACGCCGACAAGCTGACCTCGAAATCCAAGAACTCGCCCTTCGACGGCCGCCGCCTGCAGGGAAAGGTGCTGCGCACCGTGGTGGACGGCCGGACGGTGTACTCGGTCCTCTGA
- the ruvX gene encoding Holliday junction resolvase RuvX, with protein sequence MAVVDLIDLPAIAPPNTPLVGLDLGEKTIGVAVSDATRMVASPLGLIRKTKFTDDAKALFKLMESRRASGIVIGLPVNMDGTEGTRCQSNRAFARNLLRLREDLPIAFWDERMSTMAVNRMLVGEADMTRARRADVVDKMAAAWILQGALDRLRNL encoded by the coding sequence ATGGCCGTCGTCGACCTTATCGATCTGCCCGCAATCGCGCCGCCGAACACGCCCCTGGTGGGCCTGGACCTGGGCGAGAAGACCATCGGCGTCGCCGTCTCGGACGCCACGCGCATGGTGGCCAGCCCCCTGGGGTTGATCCGCAAGACCAAGTTCACCGACGACGCCAAGGCGCTCTTCAAGCTGATGGAGAGCCGGCGCGCCTCGGGGATCGTCATCGGCCTGCCGGTGAACATGGACGGGACCGAAGGGACGCGCTGCCAGTCCAACCGCGCCTTCGCCCGCAACCTGCTGCGGCTGCGGGAGGACCTGCCCATCGCCTTCTGGGACGAGCGGATGTCGACCATGGCGGTCAACCGCATGCTCGTCGGCGAGGCCGACATGACCCGCGCCCGCCGGGCCGACGTGGTGGACAAGATGGCCGCCGCCTGGATCCTCCAGGGCGCCCTGGACCGGCTGCGGAACCTCTAG
- the dprA gene encoding DNA-processing protein DprA, whose translation MILKLTDAQRRDWLRLARTENVGPVTFDQLIQRFGEPALALAALPDLARRGGRSHIRIPTEAQAEDELAAGAALEARLIASCEPDFPQALAALDPPPPLIWTRGRAELLDRPCVAVVGARVASAAGQRFARGLAADLGGAGHVVVSGMARGIDAAAHEGALPTGTVAVLGGGIDDVYPPEHRPLYERLVEAGCVVSESEPGRTAVARDFPRRNRIIAGLSRAVVVVEAEMRSGSLITARLAAEQGREVLAVPGSPLDPRAKGTNDLIRQGAGLCEGVDDVLRALEGLSGFREPERPRFAGAPPVEPDDALRERVAALLSPTPVSRDELVRATGAPAPAVFAALVELSLAGRADLLPGGMVSG comes from the coding sequence TTGATCCTAAAGCTCACCGACGCCCAGCGCCGCGACTGGCTGCGGCTGGCCCGCACCGAGAACGTGGGGCCGGTCACCTTCGACCAGCTGATCCAGCGGTTCGGCGAGCCGGCCCTGGCGCTGGCCGCCCTGCCCGACCTCGCCCGCCGGGGCGGACGCAGCCACATCCGCATCCCCACCGAGGCCCAGGCCGAGGACGAGCTCGCCGCCGGCGCGGCGCTGGAGGCGCGGCTGATCGCGTCGTGCGAGCCCGACTTCCCCCAGGCGCTCGCCGCCCTCGACCCGCCCCCGCCGCTGATCTGGACGCGCGGCAGGGCCGAGCTGCTGGACCGGCCGTGCGTGGCGGTCGTCGGCGCCCGGGTCGCCTCGGCCGCCGGCCAGCGCTTCGCCCGCGGCCTCGCCGCCGACCTCGGGGGCGCCGGCCACGTGGTCGTCTCGGGCATGGCGCGCGGCATCGACGCCGCCGCGCACGAAGGCGCCCTGCCCACCGGAACGGTGGCGGTCCTCGGCGGCGGGATCGACGACGTCTATCCGCCCGAGCACCGGCCGCTGTACGAGCGCCTCGTGGAGGCCGGCTGCGTGGTCTCGGAAAGCGAGCCCGGCCGCACCGCCGTGGCCCGCGACTTCCCCCGCCGCAACCGGATCATCGCCGGCCTCTCCCGCGCAGTGGTGGTGGTCGAGGCCGAGATGCGCTCGGGCTCGCTGATCACCGCCCGGCTGGCCGCCGAGCAGGGCCGCGAGGTCCTGGCCGTGCCCGGCTCGCCCCTGGATCCGCGGGCGAAGGGGACCAACGACCTGATCCGCCAGGGCGCGGGGCTGTGCGAGGGCGTGGACGACGTGCTGCGGGCGCTGGAGGGGCTCTCGGGCTTCCGCGAGCCGGAGCGGCCGAGGTTCGCCGGCGCCCCGCCGGTGGAGCCGGACGACGCCCTGCGCGAGCGGGTCGCGGCCCTGCTCTCCCCCACCCCCGTCAGCCGCGACGAACTCGTGCGCGCAACCGGCGCCCCGGCCCCGGCGGTGTTCGCCGCCCTGGTGGAGCTGTCGCTCGCCGGCCGCGCCGACCTGCTGCCCGGCGGCATGGTCAGCGGATGA
- the topA gene encoding type I DNA topoisomerase, with protein MNVVIVESPAKAKTINKYLGSDYKVLASYGHVRDLPAKDGSVRPDEDFAMSWDVDAKAAKRLSEIAEAAKGADRVILATDPDREGEAISWHVLEVLQKKRALKDAKVQRVVFNAITKSAVTEAMANPRELDMELVEAYLARRALDYLVGFTLSPVLWRKLPGAKSAGRVQSVALRLIVDRELEIERFRTQEYWTVEAEVAAGGDPFTARLVKHEGKRLSKFDLGNEASAFAARDAVKAATFKVAAVERKPGRRSPPPPFTTSTLQQEAARKLGFSAQRTMQAAQKLYEGVDIGGETVGLITYMRTDGVQTAPEALDEARAVIGGLYGKDYVPEKPRFYSTKAKNAQEAHEAIRPTSLGRNPGKLRLEGDLGRLYELIWKRMIASQMESARIERTTIDLESADGRTGLRATGQVVTFPGYLAVYEEGRDDPEDEEGGRLPQVAEGAQATVRQAKADQHFTEPPPRYSEASLVKKMEELGIGRPSTYASILERLRDRSYVRMEKQRFVPEDQGRIVTIFLEEFFGKYVEYDFTADLEDQLDQVSAGDLDWKVLLKNFWADFNAKVGELGQIGTREVIDALDESLASTLFPPMADGSDPRVCPRCGSGRLSLKPSRTGAFIGCSNYPECRFTRPFGPPDAEGAEASGDRDLGTDPQTGETVWLKAGRFGPYVQLGEGEKPKRSSLPKGWSVADMDLEKALRLLRLPREIGPHPEDGKPILAGIGRYGPFVQHNGTYANLPSVDEVFEVGLNRAVDLIATKRAGGKRGGEAEALKDLGAHPADGQPVRVLAGRYGPYVKHGSTNATIPKGADPKALTLDEAVKLLAEREAKGGGKKKPARKAKAEPKAKKAPAKKAPAKKAAAKTPAKATPAGDIDDDESPF; from the coding sequence ATGAACGTCGTCATCGTCGAGAGCCCGGCCAAGGCCAAGACCATCAACAAGTACCTGGGCTCGGACTACAAGGTGCTCGCCTCCTACGGCCACGTCCGCGACCTGCCCGCGAAGGACGGTTCGGTGCGCCCCGACGAGGACTTCGCCATGTCCTGGGACGTGGACGCCAAGGCCGCCAAGCGCCTGTCCGAGATCGCCGAGGCCGCCAAGGGCGCCGACCGCGTGATCCTGGCCACCGACCCCGACCGCGAGGGCGAGGCCATCAGCTGGCACGTGCTGGAGGTGCTGCAGAAGAAGCGCGCGCTGAAGGACGCCAAGGTCCAGCGCGTGGTGTTCAACGCCATCACCAAGTCGGCCGTCACCGAGGCCATGGCCAACCCGCGCGAGCTCGACATGGAGCTGGTGGAGGCCTACCTGGCCCGCCGCGCCCTCGACTACCTGGTGGGCTTCACGCTCTCGCCGGTGCTGTGGCGCAAGCTGCCGGGCGCCAAGTCGGCCGGCCGGGTGCAGTCGGTCGCCCTGCGGCTGATCGTCGACCGCGAGCTCGAGATCGAGCGGTTCAGGACGCAGGAATACTGGACCGTCGAAGCCGAGGTGGCCGCCGGCGGCGATCCCTTCACCGCCCGGCTGGTGAAGCACGAGGGCAAGCGGCTCTCGAAGTTCGACCTCGGCAACGAGGCCAGCGCCTTCGCCGCCCGCGACGCCGTCAAGGCCGCGACGTTCAAGGTCGCCGCCGTCGAGCGCAAGCCCGGCCGGCGCTCGCCCCCGCCCCCGTTCACCACCTCGACCCTGCAGCAGGAGGCCGCCCGCAAGCTCGGCTTCTCGGCCCAGCGGACCATGCAGGCCGCCCAGAAGCTGTACGAAGGCGTCGACATCGGGGGCGAGACGGTCGGCCTCATCACCTACATGCGGACCGACGGCGTGCAGACCGCGCCCGAGGCGCTGGACGAGGCGCGCGCCGTGATCGGCGGGCTCTACGGCAAGGACTACGTCCCCGAGAAGCCGCGCTTCTACTCCACCAAGGCCAAGAACGCGCAGGAGGCCCACGAGGCGATCCGCCCGACCAGCCTCGGCCGCAATCCCGGCAAGCTGCGCCTGGAGGGCGACCTCGGCCGGCTCTACGAGCTGATCTGGAAGCGGATGATCGCCTCGCAGATGGAGTCCGCCCGCATCGAGCGCACCACCATCGACTTGGAGAGCGCCGACGGCCGCACCGGCCTGCGCGCCACCGGCCAGGTGGTGACGTTCCCCGGCTACCTCGCCGTCTACGAAGAGGGCCGCGACGATCCTGAGGATGAAGAAGGCGGGCGCCTGCCGCAGGTGGCGGAGGGCGCCCAGGCGACCGTCCGCCAGGCGAAGGCCGACCAGCACTTCACCGAGCCGCCGCCGCGCTACTCGGAAGCCAGCCTGGTGAAGAAGATGGAGGAGCTGGGCATCGGCCGGCCCTCCACCTACGCCTCGATCCTGGAGCGTCTGCGCGACCGGTCCTACGTGCGGATGGAGAAGCAGCGGTTCGTGCCCGAGGACCAGGGCCGGATCGTCACGATCTTCCTCGAGGAGTTCTTCGGCAAGTACGTCGAGTACGACTTCACGGCGGACCTCGAGGACCAGCTGGACCAGGTGTCGGCCGGCGACCTCGACTGGAAGGTGCTGCTCAAGAACTTCTGGGCCGATTTCAACGCCAAGGTCGGCGAGTTGGGCCAGATCGGCACCCGCGAGGTCATCGACGCCCTCGACGAGAGCCTGGCCTCGACGCTGTTCCCGCCAATGGCCGACGGTTCGGACCCCCGCGTCTGCCCGCGCTGCGGCAGCGGCCGGCTCAGCCTGAAGCCCAGCCGGACCGGCGCCTTCATCGGCTGCTCGAACTATCCCGAGTGCCGCTTCACCCGCCCCTTCGGCCCGCCGGACGCCGAGGGCGCCGAGGCCAGCGGCGACCGCGACCTGGGGACCGATCCCCAGACGGGCGAGACCGTCTGGCTGAAGGCCGGCCGCTTCGGCCCCTACGTGCAGCTCGGCGAGGGCGAGAAGCCCAAGCGGTCCAGCCTGCCTAAGGGCTGGAGCGTGGCCGACATGGACCTGGAAAAGGCGCTTCGCCTGCTGCGCCTGCCGCGCGAGATCGGCCCGCACCCGGAGGACGGCAAGCCGATCCTGGCCGGCATCGGCCGGTACGGCCCCTTCGTCCAGCACAACGGCACCTACGCGAACCTGCCCAGCGTGGACGAGGTGTTCGAGGTGGGCCTCAACCGCGCCGTCGACCTGATCGCCACCAAGCGCGCCGGCGGCAAGCGCGGCGGCGAGGCCGAGGCGCTGAAGGACCTGGGCGCCCACCCCGCCGACGGACAGCCGGTGCGCGTGCTGGCCGGCCGCTACGGCCCGTATGTGAAGCATGGCTCCACCAACGCCACGATCCCGAAGGGCGCCGATCCCAAGGCGCTGACCCTGGACGAGGCGGTGAAGCTGCTGGCCGAGCGCGAGGCCAAGGGCGGCGGCAAGAAGAAGCCCGCCCGCAAGGCCAAGGCGGAGCCGAAGGCCAAGAAGGCGCCGGCGAAGAAAGCTCCGGCGAAGAAGGCGGCTGCGAAGACGCCCGCCAAGGCGACGCCGGCTGGCGATATCGACGACGACGAGTCGCCGTTCTGA
- the rnr gene encoding ribonuclease R: MARPHKPKSARTPQKAALKAPQGLPDRETLLRFIRESGETDKAAIARAFGLKGADRRALRMMLNDMQDDGTLARRSRRGFAETGALPEVGVVDVVERDPDGDLLVKLTKGEDAPLTPLAPGGDVAGPAPGLGDRLLVRFVRLENGEFEARLIKRLGQSAHRILGVVRKVRREVRLEPVDRRSKDSLVLPDAGELRDGDLVVAQVEGSIGRYGPKRGKVLEVVGREDEPRAASLIAIHAHGIPTGFSQAAEAEAEAAEPPTLEGREDLREVPLITIDPADARDHDDAVYAHADDDPKNPGGWVVWVAIADVAAYVRPGSALDKEAREKGNSVYFPDRVEPMLPERLSNGLCSLREGENRACLAVRMVFGADGRKRSHRFVRGLMRSAAKLAYEQAQAAIDGKLDDKTGPLLEPVIRPLWAAYACLKKGRDARSPLAIESLERKIHIDEMGRVSSILPREALEAHRLIEEFMIQANVCAAETLEQKKTPLIYRVHDAPSQEKIFNLVDFLATLGLPWTKGEAPRTERFNRLLDETRDTPHAEIVNEVVLRTQMQAHYSTENIGHYGLNLAKYAHFTSPIRRYADLIVHRALIASLGLGKDGLSERDIAQMKGTAEQITFAERRAMAAERDATDRYIAAFLSDRIGAEFAGKITGVTRFGLFVRLAETGADGLVPVSSLGGEYFVHDDRAHALVGERTGARWPLGMSVQVRLREATPITGGLLFEMLSEPAPPDRSAPRPRLGVRARGDRRPGGGKPRGGGAGRAPKAKGRTTRRGR, from the coding sequence ATGGCCCGACCGCACAAGCCGAAATCCGCCCGAACGCCCCAGAAGGCGGCCCTGAAAGCCCCTCAGGGCCTGCCGGACCGCGAGACGCTGCTGAGGTTCATCCGCGAGAGCGGCGAGACCGACAAGGCCGCCATCGCCCGCGCCTTCGGCCTCAAGGGCGCCGACCGTCGCGCGTTGCGGATGATGCTGAACGATATGCAGGACGACGGGACGTTGGCCCGCCGCAGCCGGCGCGGCTTCGCCGAGACGGGCGCCCTGCCCGAGGTCGGCGTGGTGGACGTGGTCGAGCGCGATCCGGACGGCGACCTGCTGGTCAAGCTGACCAAGGGCGAGGACGCCCCGCTCACGCCGCTGGCGCCCGGCGGCGACGTGGCCGGCCCGGCGCCCGGCCTGGGCGACCGGCTGCTGGTGCGGTTCGTGCGCCTGGAGAACGGCGAGTTCGAGGCCCGGCTGATCAAGCGCCTGGGCCAGAGCGCGCATCGCATCCTGGGGGTCGTGCGCAAGGTGCGGCGGGAAGTGCGGCTCGAGCCGGTCGACCGCCGCTCCAAGGACAGCCTGGTGCTCCCCGACGCCGGCGAGCTTCGGGACGGCGACCTGGTCGTCGCCCAGGTGGAAGGCTCCATCGGCCGCTACGGCCCCAAGCGCGGCAAGGTGCTGGAGGTGGTGGGGCGCGAGGACGAGCCGCGCGCCGCCTCGCTGATCGCGATCCACGCCCACGGCATCCCGACCGGCTTCTCCCAGGCCGCCGAAGCCGAGGCCGAGGCCGCCGAGCCGCCGACGCTGGAGGGCCGTGAGGACCTGCGCGAGGTCCCGCTGATCACCATCGACCCGGCCGACGCCCGCGACCACGACGACGCGGTCTACGCCCATGCGGACGACGATCCGAAGAACCCCGGCGGGTGGGTGGTCTGGGTCGCCATCGCCGACGTGGCCGCCTACGTCCGGCCGGGCTCGGCGCTGGACAAGGAGGCCCGCGAGAAGGGCAATAGCGTCTACTTCCCCGACCGGGTCGAACCGATGCTGCCCGAGCGGCTGTCCAACGGCCTGTGCTCCTTGCGCGAAGGCGAGAACCGCGCCTGCCTCGCCGTGCGGATGGTGTTCGGCGCCGACGGCCGCAAGCGCTCGCACCGCTTCGTGCGCGGCCTGATGCGCTCGGCCGCCAAGCTCGCCTACGAACAGGCCCAGGCGGCGATCGACGGCAAGCTCGACGACAAGACCGGGCCGCTGCTGGAGCCGGTGATCAGGCCGCTGTGGGCGGCCTACGCCTGCCTGAAAAAGGGCCGCGACGCCCGCTCGCCGCTGGCCATCGAGAGCCTGGAGCGCAAGATCCACATCGACGAGATGGGCCGGGTCTCCTCGATCCTGCCGCGCGAGGCGCTCGAGGCGCATCGGCTGATCGAGGAGTTCATGATCCAGGCGAACGTCTGCGCCGCCGAGACCCTGGAGCAGAAGAAGACGCCGCTGATCTACCGGGTGCACGATGCGCCCAGCCAGGAGAAGATCTTCAACCTCGTCGACTTCCTGGCGACGCTGGGCCTGCCCTGGACCAAGGGCGAGGCGCCGCGCACCGAGCGCTTCAACCGCCTGCTGGACGAGACGCGGGACACCCCGCACGCGGAGATCGTCAACGAGGTTGTCCTGCGCACCCAGATGCAGGCGCACTACAGCACCGAGAACATCGGCCATTACGGCCTGAACCTGGCCAAGTACGCCCACTTCACCTCGCCGATCCGCCGCTACGCCGACCTGATCGTGCACCGGGCGCTGATCGCCTCCCTCGGTCTCGGCAAGGACGGCCTTTCCGAGCGCGACATCGCTCAGATGAAGGGCACGGCCGAGCAGATCACCTTCGCCGAACGCCGGGCGATGGCCGCCGAGCGCGACGCGACCGACCGCTACATCGCCGCCTTCCTCTCGGACCGCATCGGCGCGGAGTTCGCGGGCAAGATCACCGGCGTCACCCGCTTCGGCCTGTTCGTGCGGTTGGCCGAGACCGGCGCCGACGGCCTCGTGCCGGTCTCCAGCCTGGGCGGGGAGTACTTCGTCCACGACGACCGGGCCCATGCGCTGGTGGGGGAGCGGACCGGCGCGCGCTGGCCGCTGGGCATGAGCGTGCAGGTGCGCCTGCGCGAGGCCACGCCCATCACGGGCGGACTGCTGTTCGAGATGCTGAGCGAACCGGCCCCGCCCGACCGCTCGGCGCCGCGGCCCAGGCTGGGCGTGCGGGCGCGCGGCGACCGGCGGCCCGGCGGCGGCAAGCCTCGCGGCGGCGGCGCGGGCCGCGCGCCGAAGGCCAAGGGTCGGACGACACGCCGCGGGCGTTGA
- the plsY gene encoding glycerol-3-phosphate 1-O-acyltransferase PlsY: MFESMNPVLAAAAVIGGYLLGSIPFGVIATKLGGAGDVRSIGSGNIGATNVLRTGRKDLALITLLGDGGKGAVAVLLAWLATRAASADVQAAATALAGASAFLGHLFPVWLGFKGGKGVATFFGTLLAAAWPVGVLAGATWLVVAFLFRISSLAALVAAALAPAFVFLVGRPEPIALMALFMAILIYVRHAPNIRRLLKGEEPRIGGGKKADA; the protein is encoded by the coding sequence ATGTTCGAGTCTATGAATCCTGTCCTTGCCGCGGCCGCCGTGATCGGCGGCTACCTGCTGGGATCCATCCCGTTCGGGGTCATCGCCACCAAGCTGGGCGGCGCCGGCGACGTCCGCTCCATCGGCTCGGGCAACATCGGGGCGACCAATGTCCTGCGCACGGGCCGCAAGGACCTGGCGCTGATCACCCTGCTCGGCGACGGCGGCAAGGGCGCCGTGGCGGTGCTTCTGGCCTGGCTGGCGACCCGCGCCGCGTCCGCCGACGTGCAGGCGGCCGCCACCGCGCTGGCCGGCGCCTCGGCCTTCCTCGGCCACCTGTTCCCCGTGTGGCTGGGCTTCAAGGGCGGCAAGGGCGTGGCGACGTTCTTCGGCACCCTGCTGGCCGCGGCCTGGCCGGTGGGCGTCCTGGCCGGCGCGACCTGGCTGGTCGTCGCCTTCCTGTTCCGGATCTCGTCGCTGGCGGCGCTGGTCGCCGCGGCCCTGGCGCCGGCCTTCGTCTTCCTGGTCGGACGGCCCGAACCCATCGCCCTGATGGCCCTCTTCATGGCCATCCTGATCTACGTCCGCCATGCGCCCAACATCCGCCGCCTGCTGAAGGGCGAGGAGCCGCGCATCGGCGGCGGCAAGAAGGCGGACGCTTGA